The Dehalococcoidales bacterium genome window below encodes:
- a CDS encoding ATP-binding protein, which yields MQKAPFLPLAKSDRELAWGLSIVYGIITEHGGNIRAENKPGNGAVFIIELPSIILNN from the coding sequence ATGCAAAAAGCGCCGTTTTTACCACTCGCAAAGTCGGACAGGGAACTTGCCTGGGGTCTTTCCATCGTTTATGGGATTATTACCGAACATGGCGGGAATATAAGAGCGGAAAACAAGCCTGGCAATGGAGCTGTTTTTATCATTGAGCTTCCAAGTATCATCCTTAATAACTAG